The window GTTTACCAGGAGATGTCTTGATCTCAGTGTATTTTCGGATCAGGGATATGGACTAGGGCTGACTGCCAATCAAGTTGCGTCTCTTCATAGAAAAGATGAGGGGGTGTGCGAATCTTGACACTGGATGCCGGCTAAAAAGTTTGAAGACTCAGCTATTCTTCCCAGTTTTCTCAAGCAACTGCGGCTCCCCACTTTCCCTAAAAATCTTTAGTTGCACTGCGTAAATTTCTACACTTTTGTGAATCCACGCTTAATTAAGCGTCCTGATTTTCTGGTTGTTCTCGCAGGATCGCCAACCAAGTGATTAAACCGAAAATCAATACGGCAATCATCGAAAATATCAGAGATCCTTGCCCAAAGTGCCAGTATTCAAAGGATTTGGGATTGGAAGACGCTGCCAGAACAGCCATAAGGGCGACTCGGCCACTATTGACGACAAATCCTACAAGCACCGCAACCACCGGCACAATGATTTTTTGCCGTAACGTGGTGGGGAACATAAACAAGACAAGGACCGCCAGTCCTAAAAGCTGGAGAATGACACTTAAGCCAGAACATCCGCTGCCAACTTCTACACTGCCGGTGGGAAGATGTAAAAATAATCCTTCACGTCTGACGTTAAACCCGCTATACCAAAGCATCATCGCCGCAACTTTAGCTGTAATTGGCGAGATATCAATAATCTTGACCAGGAATGCCGGTGCGGGCGCGAAGATCG of the Microcoleus sp. FACHB-672 genome contains:
- the crtA gene encoding cyanoexosortase A, encoding MNLPKLVQEPKFWLVAVAGVLMALQLTLSDRFQQVELFGTSMLAWGAVSFLIWEKHSALNIKSSVFAKFFGATLLALVFAKTVFLSSYDPLLRFVPLISGLGLGLVASDLKGLKQYWQELIILGFPIFAPAPAFLVKIIDISPITAKVAAMMLWYSGFNVRREGLFLHLPTGSVEVGSGCSGLSVILQLLGLAVLVLFMFPTTLRQKIIVPVVAVLVGFVVNSGRVALMAVLAASSNPKSFEYWHFGQGSLIFSMIAVLIFGLITWLAILREQPENQDA